In Streptomyces sp. P9-A4, the genomic window GTCGCTCGGCAGCGAGGGCGTCGGGTAGTCACCGGCGGGGACCTTCTCGACGCGCTCCAGGATCTTCGGCCAGCGCTTCCCGAGCGGCCCGCGCCAGGCGAGCTCCGGCAGGACGGGCGTGTGCAGCATGTACACGTACCAGGACTTGGCGCCCTGGCCCAGGAGCTGGCCGACCCGGCGCGGAGTGGGCCGGGTCATCCGCCGCTTGATCCAGTGCCCGAAGTGGTCGAGGGAGGGGCCGGACATCGAGGTGAAGGACGCGATCCGGCCCTCGGTGCGCGCGACCGTGACGAACTCCCAGGACTGCACGGAGCCCCAGTCGTGGCCGACCAGGTGGACCGGCCGGTCAGGGCTGACGGCGTCGGCGACCGCCAGGAAGTCGTCCGTCAGCTTCTCCAGGGTGAAGCCGCCGCGCAGCGGGGCCGGCGCCGTGGACCGACCGTGGCCCCGGACGTCGTACAGCACCACGTGGAAGTCCTCGGCGAGGCGGCCCGCCACCTCCGACCACACCTCCTTGGAGTCCGGGTAGCCGTGGACGAGGAGGACGGTGGGCCGGTCCGGCTCGCCGAGCTCGGCGACGCACAGCTCGATCCCGCCCGTCCGTACCCAGCGCTCCCGCGCCCCCTTGAGCCCCGCCGTCGGACCGTTGAGCCCCGCCATCAGACCGCCCTCTCGTTCCAGCGCCGCACGTGCGGCAGATCGTCGTCCAGCCAGAACGCGCTCTGCTCGGGGTCCCGGGAGTCGGTGACGACCAGGATCTCCTCGAACTTCGCGCCCGTACCCCGGAATCCGAGGTGCGGCTCGACCGCCCACAGGCCCGGCTGCGGCTCGTGGTCGGAGAACGTGTACGGCGACCAGAGCGGCGACCAGCCGTCCCGGTGCCCGTGCAGGGCGTCGCTCGCGAGGCCCTTGAGCGCCTGGGTGCCGAAGCCGAAGAGCGTCGGCGACCAGCGGCGCTCCCTCACCCGGTCGATCTTGTGGGCTATGACCCCGAAGGGATAGGCCCGGTGCCGGTTCGCGTACCCCTGGCGGACCATGAGCCGGTCGACGTCCTGGTAGATCTCGCGGAGCGTACGGCGCTCGCGCACCTCGCGCAGGATCAGTTCGCGGTGGTCCCGGAGGTCGGCGAGCAGCTTGTCGTGCAGGGGGTTGAGGCCCAGGCAGCCGCTGTAGCCGATGTCGGCCGTGTGCCCCTTGTGGACCGGGGCCATGTCGAGGATGAACGGCATCCCCGCTTCCAGGCGCTTGGTGGTCGGGAAGAACTGCAGAGGGATCTTGAAGTCGACGAAGGCCGTGCGGTCGCCGAACCAGGCGAAGGGCCGGTGGAACCAGTCCCGCACCCCTCGCTCGTACAGCCACTCCCGCTGCATCCGGGCGGCCTCGCGCTCGGTCACCCCCGGCCTGAGCTGTGCCGCGACGGCCTCGGCGCACTCGTAGGCGAGGCGCTGCGTCTCTCTGAACCCCCGCAGCTCCGCGGAGAGTTCCCCTGTCACTGCTGAGGCCATGCCACCCGCCGTCCCGTGTGAGCGCCCGATTGCGCTACGCGTCCGTAACTTGACACCGATGAATGTGACAATGCCCGGCGGCTGCGTCAAGGGGTCGGACCGGGCCCTGTGGAAAACCGCCCGCCCCCGTCCCGGAGGCCCGGGGAACCCGCCGTCCCGAAAACCCCGGGAAAAAGACTTTCGTCGCGACCTCCCCTACTGGCTTGTACTCCTCTGGTCGGAGAAGGATCGAGCCGTTGGGCTGACGACCGCTGTGGCGCACGCCACTACCTTCGAAGCGTGACTGTGATCGCGACCGAAAGCCTCAGCAAGCGGTTCCCCCGGGTGACCGCGCTTGACCGGCTCTCCCTGGACATCGGGCCCGGTGTGACCGGACTCGTGGGTGCCAACGGAGCCGGCAAGTCCACCATGATCAAGATCCTGCTCGGACTCTCCCCCGCCACGGAGGGCCGCGCCGAGGTCCTGGGCCTGGACGTGCGGACGTCCGGCGCCGAGATCCGTGAGCGCGTGGGATACATGCCCGAGCACGACTGCCTCCCACCGGACGTCTCGGCCACCGAGTTCGTCGTCCACATGGCGCGGATGTCCGGGCTGCCCGCGACCGCCGCGCGCGAGCGGACCGCCGACACCCTGCGCCACGTCGGTCTGTACGAGGAGCGGTACCGCCCCATGGGCGGCTACTCGACGGGCATGAAGCAGCGGGTGAAGCTCGCCCAGGCCCTGGTCCACGACCCGAAGCTGGTCCTCCTCGACGAACCGACGAACGGCCTGGACCCGGTCGGGCGCGACGAGATGCTGGGACTGATCCGCCGGGTCTGGACCGACTTCGGCATCTCCGTCCTCGTCACCTCCCACCTCCTCGGTGAGCTGGAGCGGACCTGCGACCACGTCGTCGTCATCGACGGCGGACGGCTCCTCCGCTCCAGCTCCACCAGCGAGTTCACCCGCAGCACCACGACGCTCGCGGTCGAGGTCACCGATTCCGACACCCACCCCGACGGCACGGCGGCGCTCCGCGCGGCCCTCTCCGCCGCGGGTGTCGTCCTCCACGCGGGCGTGGAGGACGGTCTGCCCGGCGCCGGTCACATCCTGCTCCTGGATGCGCCCGGCGAGGAGACGTACGACCTGGTGCGGGACACCGTCTCGGACCTCGGTCTCGGTCTCGTCCGCATGGAGCAGCGCCGCCACCACATCGCCGAGGTCTTCAAGCCGGAAGCCGCCGAGGCGTCCCCGCAGCACGAGGAGGTGCCGGCCCGATGAGCACACAGACCCCCCAGCCCTCCCAGGCCGCTCCCGACACGACCCGGATCCACAACATCGGCTACCGGTCGTACGACGGCCCGCGCCTGGGCCGGTCGTACGCGCGCAGGTCGCTGTTCTCGCAGTCCCTGCGCGGCGCGTACGGCCTGGGCCGCAGCGCCAAGTCGAAGGTGCTGCCGATGCTGCTCTTCGGCGTGATGTGCATCCCGGCGCTGATCTTCGTCGCGATCGCGGTCTTCACCAAGCAGTCCAAGCTGTCGATCGAGTACACGCAGTACGCGGTCTTCCTCCAGGTCGTCATCGGCATCTACCTGGCCTCGCAGGCCCCGCAGTCGGTCTCCCGCGACCTCCGGTTCAGAACCGTGCCGCTGTACTTCTCCCGCCCGATCGAGCGCGCGGACTACGTCCTCGCCAAGTACGGCGCGATGGCGTCGGCGCTGTTCATCCTCACGGCCGTCCCGCTGCTGATCATGTGGATCGGCTCGATGCTCGCCAAGATGGACTTCGCCGAGCAGGCCAAGATGTTCGGCCAGGGGCTCGTCTCCGTGGCCCTGCTCTCGCTGCTCTTCGCCGGCGTCGGCCTGGTCATGGCCGCGCTGACCCCGCGCCGCGGCTTCGGCGTCGCCGCCGTGATCGGCGTGCTGACCATCTCGTACGGTGCGGTCTCGACGCTCATGGGCATCGCCTACACCACGGAGAACAAGGGCGCCATCGAGTGGCTCGGCCTGTTCTCCCCGATCAGCCTCATCGACGGCGTGCAGACCGCCTTCCTGGGCGCACCGCCCATGTTCCCCGAGCTCGGGGGACCGGGTGCCGGTGTCGGCATGGTCTATCTGCTGGTCGTCCTCGCGCTCATCGCCGCCTCGTACGGCATCCTGATGCGCCGCTACCGAAAGGTCGGGCTGTGACAACGCTCCACATCGACCACGTCTCCCGCTGGTTCGGGAACGTCGTGGCCGTGAACGACATCACGATGACGGTGGGTCCGGGCGTCACCGGCCTCCTCGGCCCGAACGGCGCCGGGAAGTCGACCCTCATCAACATGATGGGCGGCTTCCTCGACCCCTCCACCGGCGCCGTCACCCTCGACGGTCAGACGATCTGGGGGAACGAGTCGGTCTACCGCCAGATCGGTGTCGTGCCCGAGCGGGAGGCGATGTACGACTTCCTGACCGGCCGCGAGTTCGTCCTGGCCAACGCGGAGCTGCAGGGCCTCGGCGCCAAGGAGGCCCAGCAGGCCCTGGCCACGGTCGAGATGGAGTACGCCCAGGACCGCAAGATCTCCACGTACAGCAAGGGCATGCGGCAGCGCGTGAAGATGGCCTCGGCCCTCGTCCACGAGCCGTCGGTGCTGCTGCTCGACGAGCCGTTCAACGGCATGGACCCGCGCCAGCGCATGCAGCTGATGGAGCTGCTGCGGCGGATGGGCGCGGAGGGCCGCACGGTCCTGTTCTCCTCGCACATCCTGGAGGAGGTCGAGCAGCTGGCCTCCCACATCGAGGTGATCGTGGCCGGACGGCACGCGGCCTCCGGTGACTTCCGCAAGATCCGCCGGCTGATGACGGACCGGCCGCACCGCTACCTGGTCCGCTCCAGCGACGACCGGGCGCTCGCCGCCGCGCTGATCGCCGACCCGTCCACGGCCGGCATCGAGGTCGACCACGCGGAGGGCGGCCTGCGCGTGCAGGCGGTGGACTTCGGGCGGTTCACGGAACTGCTGCCGAAGGTCGCGCGCGAGCGGGGGATCCGTCTCCTGACGGTCTCGCCCTCGGACGAGTCCCTCGAATCGGTCTTCTCATACCTCGTCGCGGCCTGAAAGGAGCCTGACCGATGTACAACCCCACAGTCGCCCGGCTCACCTACCGGGCCCTCCTCGGCCGCCGCAGGGCGCTGATCCTCTTCCTGCTGCCCGGCATGCTGCTGCTCATCTCGGCGGCGA contains:
- a CDS encoding ABC transporter ATP-binding protein, which translates into the protein MIATESLSKRFPRVTALDRLSLDIGPGVTGLVGANGAGKSTMIKILLGLSPATEGRAEVLGLDVRTSGAEIRERVGYMPEHDCLPPDVSATEFVVHMARMSGLPATAARERTADTLRHVGLYEERYRPMGGYSTGMKQRVKLAQALVHDPKLVLLDEPTNGLDPVGRDEMLGLIRRVWTDFGISVLVTSHLLGELERTCDHVVVIDGGRLLRSSSTSEFTRSTTTLAVEVTDSDTHPDGTAALRAALSAAGVVLHAGVEDGLPGAGHILLLDAPGEETYDLVRDTVSDLGLGLVRMEQRRHHIAEVFKPEAAEASPQHEEVPAR
- a CDS encoding M24 family metallopeptidase; translation: MASAVTGELSAELRGFRETQRLAYECAEAVAAQLRPGVTEREAARMQREWLYERGVRDWFHRPFAWFGDRTAFVDFKIPLQFFPTTKRLEAGMPFILDMAPVHKGHTADIGYSGCLGLNPLHDKLLADLRDHRELILREVRERRTLREIYQDVDRLMVRQGYANRHRAYPFGVIAHKIDRVRERRWSPTLFGFGTQALKGLASDALHGHRDGWSPLWSPYTFSDHEPQPGLWAVEPHLGFRGTGAKFEEILVVTDSRDPEQSAFWLDDDLPHVRRWNERAV
- a CDS encoding ABC transporter permease; its protein translation is MSTQTPQPSQAAPDTTRIHNIGYRSYDGPRLGRSYARRSLFSQSLRGAYGLGRSAKSKVLPMLLFGVMCIPALIFVAIAVFTKQSKLSIEYTQYAVFLQVVIGIYLASQAPQSVSRDLRFRTVPLYFSRPIERADYVLAKYGAMASALFILTAVPLLIMWIGSMLAKMDFAEQAKMFGQGLVSVALLSLLFAGVGLVMAALTPRRGFGVAAVIGVLTISYGAVSTLMGIAYTTENKGAIEWLGLFSPISLIDGVQTAFLGAPPMFPELGGPGAGVGMVYLLVVLALIAASYGILMRRYRKVGL
- a CDS encoding ABC transporter ATP-binding protein, coding for MTTLHIDHVSRWFGNVVAVNDITMTVGPGVTGLLGPNGAGKSTLINMMGGFLDPSTGAVTLDGQTIWGNESVYRQIGVVPEREAMYDFLTGREFVLANAELQGLGAKEAQQALATVEMEYAQDRKISTYSKGMRQRVKMASALVHEPSVLLLDEPFNGMDPRQRMQLMELLRRMGAEGRTVLFSSHILEEVEQLASHIEVIVAGRHAASGDFRKIRRLMTDRPHRYLVRSSDDRALAAALIADPSTAGIEVDHAEGGLRVQAVDFGRFTELLPKVARERGIRLLTVSPSDESLESVFSYLVAA